gttgttttaagCAACTTATGAGCCAATTCAAATAGGCTCTTAAGTCCGAAGAGATGGACAAAGAAGATGAGGAATTCATGTGTAGCTCGAAAGAAGtagctcacccttggattcATATATCAAGCATCCCACAGTTGAGGTCTCGAAGTAGCCGcttgaatatgccctgtactcaataaaGAAAAAGTAAGTGCAGTATCCGTACACAATCATAGTATGCTAGAAGGATTATTGACTAGTTTTAGTTATACGAAATATGAACACACAATCACTACTTAAATTACAATCATAACATAGCCCAGACTCCAgtcctcacccttagttggtatGCATAACAAACATGAACAACCGCAACACAACAAGCCAACCCGGTTTTCTCATGAAATCCACACACAAATTGTTAGTGTATCGGGCTTGGACTCGAGCCAACCATATAGAGATATATCCGTACCAGGTAGGGCTGCGCATTGATCGGTTCGATTCGGTTTTGAAGTCTATCAGTTTTACTTACCGATTATCGATTTGTAGACGTGCTAAATCGTTATAGAACCATTAAGATTAGCTTATCGGTTATTGATCGTTATCAATTCGATTATCAGTTTAATCTTTAAGatttgacatcattttttaaaattaaaaatgactTAGAAATAAGGTGACAAACCAAATGAACCATGTACATAAGTTGACAGATTGCATCTTGCTCAGAAGCAAATACTGTGACATTATAGAATAATTGAGAGTTTGAGACAGTAAGAAATACAATTATGAAACAGAACTCTAAGTCAAGGACTTTATATgccttttttatttaatttattttaagtgtATGTTGATGCAATAACTTAGTTCCTTGTTTAGAGAACAATTAATGAGATTGTAACACGTTGTTTTTATCATTTGGGTTGAGGTTCAACTCTTTACAGAAGGCAAAGGCTTGTACATATATACTAGCTCACTGAAACACAACTCTCTTTAAAGTTAACACAGAGTTCTTCCTAATCCAGGAGGAACACTTTCTTTTGAGATACTATCCACTTCCTTACTAACAACCAATTATTTGATAAAAGACTACAGCTTCAATTCCAGTAGTAAGACACATTTCAAGCACAGATATGTAATGTAACAGTAAAGACAAAGTTAAAGAAACTATCCAGACTGGCTAATATCCCAAAAGCGATGTCTAGATTTCTCTCAATATAATGGAAAAACACAAATTTTATACTGCATCAACATTCATTTCTATCTCTTAACGTCAAAACCCAAAACATGACCATGGTCTCTGATTGAACATCGGATCAAACATGATGGTACTTATCCTAGTTTAAAGATAACTTCTGCTTCAGGTGATGCAGGCTCAAATTCTGTTAGCTCAGCAAGTCTAATGAATACTGCAGATTTTTTCAATGAACTGTGGGGCTTGATTAACATTCTCACGAGCACCGGAGACTTGGCTAACAGAAGCTTGATAATTTGCATCTCCCGCAGACTGCCATTAGCTTCTATTAACTTGACTTCTGTTAGGTGCTGGAATATCACATCCGAAAAAGCTTCCACTTCAAGACAGTCTAGAGCCGACATAGTGTGATCAATATTGGACTCCATCTAAGAAAGATATATCAAAGCTCAACTACATAAGcttattgatgatttgagtataaaaagaagaaagccACCACATAAGAAAAGAGAAGTAAAAGAGAACCTGAATTTCCAGATATCGTAAAAATGGGAAGCTTCTTATCAAGCACAGAGCAGACAGAATCATATCCCTGTCAAGATATATACACATGCAAAGATGTTTGACACACATCAGATCAAGGGGAAGCTTTGTTGGTATTTCTTGGCCTGTAGCCAAGCGGACCTAGGAAGAACAAGCCAAAAATCAGGATGACTCGAAGGCCAAACAATGTGTAAATACAGAAAATGAAATAGAATGAGTTATGAAGCAACGTTTACCCCGTAATCCAAGTGAAGATGCTCAAGAACAGAACAAGACTCAAAAAAGTTTGATGTTAAAAAATTTGCAACATCAAACCTTTTCCAGTCCTTACGATGATACATGAGAGAGAGTTTTGCCAAACGAGGGACACATTTTAAGCAGATAGTTGTCATATCGCCCTTGAAGTCACAAGATCTCAGCATGGGAGCATTAATTTCAATGACGTCGCTTAACGTATCTGAGATCTTTAGCACCAATTGCTCAAGCAACAAGCAATTAGAAATTAAACTTTCAAGCCCCTTGGAGTAAATCGTAACATAATGTAGCTCTAGGCTAATTAACCTATCAAATCCTTTGAAGGCTATTGGAGGAAGTAATAAACAGTTTTGGAGAAACAGATGCCTCAACTTCAGACATGCGAAAAGTAAAGAAGGCATTTTGAATCGTCTTGGAAGTCTAAGAACAAGATGCTGAATGCTGTTTCGAGAGAGGAAATCTAATAACTTGTCAATACGAGGGCATCTTTTCCAATACTGAATGCAAAGTACAAACTTTGTAATTGATCCTGAATGACGAGTGATAATGTTGTTGATAGTCGTTGTAAAGTTACTCGTAAGGTCCTTAGTAGCTCGCCAAACTTTTTTATCACCTGTAATGTATTCTATATCCTTTTTAGGTTTCCAAAAGTCAGAATCAAGCGTCAACTGTGGAAGTCTACACCAATGTTTTCTCCATTCCCTGGACAAAATGCTTGTGCACACAGCATCTCGAGAAGGCAAACGCATAAGAATCTCATCAATTACATTATGAGGAAGTTTGCTGAGTACATCAGGACAAGAATGCTCTATGCCCTTTTGTTCCATCATAGAGCAAGATTTCGCAGATAATTTGTCTGTAAAACATAAGCAAGGATGAAAAGACAAAAGAGGAATGTCCAAGAAAATCAGTGTTGTAACTAAAATCAGTCTTCTGATCGGACAATTCATGAACGTAAACGAGAAGAAAAAGTTGGATAATCAGTCAATTTATAACACTTAAAACAGGTCAGTGTTATAAATTTATAACACTTTTGATCCATCATAGTGCAAACTTTCGCCAATAATTTGTCTTTAAAACATAAACAAGGATGACATAAATGAAGAATCTAATAAGAAAAAAAGTCTCTCCAAGTGTCAAATTAGCAAGCCGTTACTGTAATCTAATTAAAATCAGCCATCTGATCCAAGAATTCATGAacagaaaagagaagaaaaagtcAGATAATCAGTCAACATAAACAGCTCAAAAATTGCGTAACTGTAAAGTTTCTTGACAAGTATAAACAGAACACCCAGAATGAAATTTCGCCAACAATTTATCTGTAAAACATAAACAAGGATGAAATAAAACTGTTCACATTGTCAAATTAGCAAGTCCCTAGTGTAATCTAAGTCATCATCCAAGAATTGATGAAAGAAACGACAAGTAAATCCAAGAATTAGTATAAACTGAATGTATTTCAACAACGAAATGAATTTAGTGAAAACATGAGAGAAAGAAATTAGTGGAAAACGAAAGGGAAAACGATCGATTAgcttacttcttcttcttcttctttgtttcttgATTGTGTCCAACAATCTATGAATATAAACGACTGTTTAAACAGCTTATTAGTGAGAATTTCACAAAAATAAGCTTTAATCACCAAAAATTTTGTAACCCTAAAATTGGCTGACTGAATGTATTTCAACACCATAATGAATAATTTGTGtgtaaaaaaagaagaagaatctcaaaaaaaaaaaaaaaaaccttttcaCATTGTCACTTTTATAATGTCATTGTACAAGTCATGTAATCTAAGAATTGATGAACATAAGTTAAAATGAAATTACTCAAGGCATGAAAACATTCAAACGAAAGAAAAAACGTTCATAAGCTTACTTTTTCAGAGGAAATTATGAAGCCGCAACTGTAATCTAATTAAAATCATGCATCTAATCCAAGATTTTAAAATGAATTAGTGAAAAGCGAAAGGGAAAACGATGGATAAGTttacatcttcttcttcttctttgtttcttgAAGTCTTCAGCGGGATTACTCTTCTGTTTTTCCGTTATGGATTAAGCCAACAATCATAAGCCATAGACAAGGTGATAAACAAATAATCTTTTTGAGGGTGACTAAATTACCCGCTCaatctattttaaaatttagttGATTTACGTCAAACTAAATTATTTCACTTCATCAATATTTGAGCCAATGTCTACCCCAAATTGACCCTAATAAATCTTGccaataatttatttcatttcatatattatatttactcataataataataaaaaaaataattattttataaagtattaaaattaaaaaaaaataaagcaatTAAAATTTAGTAAGAATTGAACAAATTGAGTTATAATCTACCTTTTGAATCATTTAAGAGAATTATTACTCAAATCTAGGATACTAAGAGACCTTATGTAACCTATTTCTTTCAGGGGTGTACATCAGTCAGTTCGGttcgattttatgtattattgatctggtttatcgatttttaattttgaaatatgcTAAACCAATAACAAACCAATAAGACATTTTTTTTATCGATTTTCGATTTATCGATTTTGGTCCTTAACGGTTCGATTTtcggtttacccaataagaaaatgctcataaaataattatatgacttctccaacaatttatcgtgaaaagaaaataatgtaACTTTAtagaatgctcataaaatagaaacaataataactaacatgaaaaaaaactctacaagtgcaacacaaataaaagaactaGGACAATAATGTGAATTAAGGCTAAATggcaaagttttttttttttttgcttaaaaAAGGGCAAAGGTAGTAACCAATAAggtattgatattaatatttaatatttatgtaggGGTAAAGTAGTAGATTACTACTGTCTTAATGGAttatcggtttacccaataacccaatattaaaaaatcaatatcgAACTAATAACccgataatttttttataaacccATTAAAAACTCATTAACCCAATAACTCAAtagcaataacaaataaatattatttttttcaatttgatttaTCGATCGATTCGGTATTTGCACAGCCCTAGAAATAGAACCATTAAGAGAGTTTGTACCCAAATTTAGCTTAGGAGGAGACATTGGTAATCTATTTCTCCTGAAATGGGGCCATTTAAATGATTGTCAAATATATGAAGTATTTGAAGCTTGGCTAGTGAACTGATTTTTGGTGGGATTGATCCTGAAATATAATTGATGCTCAAGTCAAGATAGACAAGATTAGTGAGATTAACAATGTCAGATGGAAtaatcaataatactctgaaagGTACTACCAGATAACACAAGAGAGGTTGTAGCCTCCTGGAGATAGCCGGTGAATCCCTTCACTAGCTTGCGAATCTGCTCAAACTCTGTAGGAATGCTCAACATAGCATAGCGAGACAACTTATGAAAGCGAGTCTCGTACTTAGATACTGATAGGGAGCCCTACTCCAATCTGTCGAACTCATGCCTACACTGATCACAGAGGCTATAAGGTACATACCTTCTACAAAACACCTCAATAAACTACTCCAAACTCACCATAGGAGAACCAGTAGGTCTACGAGCAAGAACCGATCTCCACCACTCCTTGTCCACTCCCGCAaactgatatgaagtgtaagctactACATGTGCCTCAAGAATACccaggttgaacaacctgtcctaacactcagtcaaaaagtcatgaGCCTTCTCTCCGATCGTACCATCAAATCTGAGAGGTTCCAATCTCACAAACAACTCAAAATTCTTCTTCTCATACACTGACATGGCAACACTATCAGAAACTACCGAAGCTACAAAActcggaggtgcaatagaaggaCCGAAGAAGAAATCGGAGTCTAAAATCCTACCCTAGTCCTTGAATTGGTGGTGTATCACCAACTGTAATAGGAGTTCCTAAAGTACCTGGAAGAACATCAGGAGTAGGAGCACCATCTAATCTAGCCAATAATCTAACTAGTAGATCCTGAAGCATCAGAGCACTATCGGAAACCACGAGAGGTTGGGCTGGCCTCTACATCTCAGTCTGCTGCTCAAAGTCATCTTCATGCTTATACATAGGCTTAGGTTATGGCTCTCTAGCTCATCCACGAGAAGGTGATGTTCCTCTCGCTCGGCCTTGACCCCTAACTCCATCACGTCCTCTGCCTCGCCCACGAACTGGGGCTCGAACAACAGGTGTAGCCTCACCTTCAGTGACTCTGGCTCTAGTCCTTACCATCTGCatagaaggaatagattagaggtatccaacaattgatatgaataaatagcacgaaaggaatcaaaagaaggaatttcttctattaagtatcttgtagcctctcgaagatcaATAGGACATCTACGTATCGATCCACAAGATTGTACTATACACCTgttctttaacttatgagaccggtAACCTAGCGCTCTGATACTAATTTTTCACAATCCAAAAATTGAGGCAATGATGGCACACATTTCAATACCCAACCTGAcgtgtaagcctaaaagtaaaatcTATACGCAATTCCTAAAGGGAAAGTTAGgccacaaaaataaagaaaaagaaagacaacAACGAAGATAtctcaaaacctggtgtcatacgTATAAcgagcatctaatacaaagtCTGAATCTGAATATACATCATCAGTC
This Solanum dulcamara chromosome 8, daSolDulc1.2, whole genome shotgun sequence DNA region includes the following protein-coding sequences:
- the LOC129900618 gene encoding F-box/FBD/LRR-repeat protein At1g13570-like gives rise to the protein MMEQKGIEHSCPDVLSKLPHNVIDEILMRLPSRDAVCTSILSREWRKHWCRLPQLTLDSDFWKPKKDIEYITGDKKVWRATKDLTSNFTTTINNIITRHSGSITKFVLCIQYWKRCPRIDKLLDFLSRNSIQHLVLRLPRRFKMPSLLFACLKLRHLFLQNCLLLPPIAFKGFDRLISLELHYVTIYSKGLESLISNCLLLEQLVLKISDTLSDVIEINAPMLRSCDFKGDMTTICLKCVPRLAKLSLMYHRKDWKRFDVANFLTSNFFESCSVLEHLHLDYGVRLATGQEIPTKLPLDLMCVKHLCMCIYLDRDMILSALCLIRSFPFLRYLEIQMESNIDHTMSALDCLEVEAFSDVIFQHLTEVKLIEANGSLREMQIIKLLLAKSPVLVRMLIKPHSSLKKSAVFIRLAELTEFEPASPEAEVIFKLG